Proteins co-encoded in one Acidisarcina sp. genomic window:
- a CDS encoding DUF1844 domain-containing protein, producing the protein MDEKESQFTVTDRRKFTLEGELRDEASLPPEEPVAESKPAPSPAAAEKPARGPQLVTSAPTEPAAEHEEDGSEVGPPPTAQETAEQHAAYQQSSRVLDKMIQDANPGMPASEEATFEQLVQSIYLSAIVQMGGATKPGEQPRVDIVGARQNIDILGILVDKTKGNLTDRESHLLQNALFDLRMMFLELTNAIAAQATQPPTGKK; encoded by the coding sequence ATGGATGAAAAAGAGTCCCAGTTCACCGTTACCGACCGGCGCAAGTTCACGCTAGAGGGGGAGCTCCGCGACGAAGCCAGCTTGCCCCCGGAAGAGCCCGTTGCTGAATCGAAGCCAGCGCCTTCTCCTGCTGCGGCAGAAAAGCCAGCGCGCGGACCACAACTCGTCACCTCTGCGCCCACAGAACCGGCCGCTGAACACGAAGAGGATGGCTCCGAAGTAGGGCCACCGCCGACGGCGCAGGAAACCGCTGAGCAGCACGCCGCTTACCAGCAATCCTCCCGCGTGCTCGACAAGATGATCCAGGACGCGAATCCCGGAATGCCCGCTTCCGAAGAAGCAACCTTTGAACAACTGGTGCAGTCGATCTATCTCTCCGCGATCGTGCAGATGGGCGGAGCCACCAAGCCCGGCGAGCAGCCACGGGTCGACATCGTAGGCGCGCGCCAGAACATCGATATCCTTGGAATCCTCGTCGACAAGACAAAGGGCAACCTCACCGACCGGGAGTCGCACCTTCTGCAAAACGCTCTCTTCGATCTGCGCATGATGTTCCTGGAGCTGACCAACGCCATCGCAGCGCAGGCTACCCAACCACCCACTGGTAAGAAATAG
- a CDS encoding LD-carboxypeptidase: protein MGDQPNRKPPAVTPGCTIALVSPASHPRPERIARAIAFLEQQGYKVKRGEHLLSKARPYFAGTAEQRLQDLHAAFQDDEVAAILCSRGGYGSNYLLAGLDLELIRRNPKPLIGYSDLTALQTWLLDQVGLPGFYGPMLSADFAADNGVDLESFRAVLAGERACYGPAHGLRVLRKGTAKGTLYGGCLSILTAAMGTHYAPHTEGKLLFLEDVAAKPYQVDRMLRQMLLGGKLDGVTGVIFGEMLDCVSPGADPGLLDEVILQVLRSIEGPIAIGLRAGHVSHGNVTLPLGVTAELNLEGEPMLQLLEPAVNRKH from the coding sequence ATGGGCGATCAGCCGAATCGAAAGCCACCAGCAGTCACGCCAGGGTGCACGATCGCCCTCGTATCTCCAGCAAGCCATCCGCGTCCGGAGCGCATTGCGCGTGCGATTGCATTTCTGGAGCAGCAGGGATACAAGGTGAAGCGCGGTGAGCATCTGTTGTCGAAGGCGCGTCCCTATTTTGCCGGCACGGCGGAGCAGAGGTTGCAGGATTTGCATGCTGCATTTCAGGATGACGAAGTGGCGGCGATCCTTTGTAGCCGTGGCGGTTACGGATCCAATTATTTGCTGGCGGGGCTTGACCTTGAGCTTATCCGGCGCAATCCCAAGCCGCTTATCGGTTACAGCGACCTGACTGCACTGCAAACCTGGCTGCTCGATCAGGTTGGCTTACCGGGGTTTTATGGGCCGATGCTTTCCGCAGATTTTGCCGCGGACAATGGCGTCGATCTGGAGAGCTTCCGCGCGGTTCTCGCTGGAGAGCGTGCCTGCTACGGGCCCGCGCACGGCTTGCGCGTTCTGCGGAAGGGAACTGCGAAGGGCACGCTCTACGGCGGCTGCCTGAGTATCCTGACGGCTGCGATGGGCACGCACTATGCGCCCCACACCGAAGGCAAGCTGCTGTTTCTGGAAGATGTTGCCGCCAAGCCTTACCAGGTGGATCGCATGCTGCGCCAGATGCTGCTGGGCGGAAAGCTGGATGGAGTGACTGGCGTGATCTTTGGAGAGATGCTGGACTGCGTTTCTCCGGGAGCCGACCCAGGACTGTTGGATGAAGTGATCCTGCAGGTGCTGCGTTCGATTGAGGGGCCGATTGCGATCGGTCTGCGCGCAGGCCATGTTTCGCATGGCAATGTTACTTTGCCGCTGGGCGTGACAGCGGAATTGAATCTGGAAGGAGAGCCGATGCTTCAACTGCTGGAGCCGGCGGTAAATCGAAAACACTGA
- the mpl gene encoding UDP-N-acetylmuramate:L-alanyl-gamma-D-glutamyl-meso-diaminopimelate ligase: MSSETHIAKKHIHLIGICGTAMASLAGLLQLLGHRVTGSDSAVYPPMSELLAELGIPVSQPYAVANLEPHPDLVIVGNALSRGNVEVEYLLNERIPFASLAASIHDHFLRGRDSLVVAGTHGKTTTTSMLAWIYEVASRRRPELAPSFLIGGVAENFHTSFQLRSTRPFVIEGDEYDTAFFDKGPKFMHYFPDGLILTHVEFDHADIYRDLEAVKTAFKRLVNLVPGRGRIVAYDNSANVTECVSRALCPVERYGFQADSLWRLTDFRHVDGRTHWSLLHAGEPWAELSLGMAGEHNALNATAAAALAYGQGIDVASIAEALATFESVKRRLEVKAVVHGVTIIDDFAHHPTAIRETLKALRASYPGARLWAILEPRSNTLRRNVFERELVESLMLADEVVLAQIFKQESIPAAERLHPEIIVQRLREAGHPAELHANADEIVEAIAPQVRAGDVVAILSNGGFDGIYEKLPRRLRQLAGKQ; the protein is encoded by the coding sequence ATGTCCTCTGAAACTCACATTGCTAAAAAACACATTCATCTGATTGGAATCTGCGGTACGGCAATGGCTTCACTTGCCGGATTGCTGCAACTGCTGGGACACCGGGTGACGGGCTCGGACAGCGCGGTCTATCCGCCGATGAGTGAATTGCTGGCGGAGCTGGGCATTCCAGTGTCGCAGCCGTACGCGGTTGCGAACCTGGAGCCGCATCCCGATCTTGTAATTGTGGGCAATGCACTCTCGAGGGGCAACGTAGAGGTGGAGTATCTGCTGAATGAGCGAATCCCGTTCGCCTCGCTGGCAGCCAGCATTCACGATCATTTTCTGCGGGGACGCGACTCGTTGGTGGTGGCTGGGACGCATGGCAAAACGACGACGACCAGCATGCTGGCCTGGATCTACGAGGTAGCTTCGCGCAGGCGGCCGGAGCTGGCTCCCTCATTTCTTATTGGAGGCGTGGCGGAGAATTTTCATACCAGTTTCCAACTGCGGTCTACACGACCATTTGTGATCGAAGGCGATGAGTACGATACAGCATTCTTCGACAAGGGGCCGAAGTTCATGCACTACTTTCCGGATGGGCTGATCCTGACGCATGTGGAGTTTGACCATGCCGATATCTACCGTGATCTGGAAGCCGTAAAGACAGCGTTCAAGCGGCTGGTGAACCTGGTTCCCGGGCGGGGACGCATTGTGGCATACGACAACAGCGCGAATGTTACCGAATGTGTGAGCCGTGCGTTGTGCCCTGTCGAGCGATATGGATTTCAAGCCGATTCCCTCTGGCGTCTAACCGACTTCCGCCACGTGGACGGGCGCACTCACTGGAGCCTGTTGCACGCGGGTGAGCCGTGGGCCGAGCTGTCATTGGGCATGGCTGGCGAGCATAATGCGCTGAACGCCACGGCTGCCGCGGCGCTGGCCTATGGACAGGGAATCGATGTGGCTTCGATCGCGGAGGCCCTGGCTACATTCGAAAGCGTGAAGCGCCGCCTGGAAGTGAAGGCAGTCGTGCATGGGGTGACGATTATCGACGACTTTGCCCACCATCCTACTGCCATTCGCGAGACGCTGAAGGCCCTGCGTGCGTCGTATCCAGGGGCGAGGCTTTGGGCCATCCTTGAGCCGCGATCGAATACGCTTCGCCGCAATGTATTCGAACGCGAACTGGTGGAGAGCCTGATGCTCGCGGATGAAGTCGTGCTGGCGCAGATCTTCAAGCAGGAGAGCATCCCGGCGGCAGAGCGTTTGCATCCTGAGATCATCGTGCAGCGGTTACGCGAAGCCGGTCATCCGGCGGAGTTGCATGCCAACGCCGATGAGATTGTCGAAGCGATTGCGCCGCAAGTGCGGGCTGGAGATGTAGTGGCAATTTTGTCGAATGGCGGCTTCGATGGGATCTATGAAAAGCTGCCGCGACGCCTGCGCCAACTGGCCGGGAAGCAGTGA
- a CDS encoding slipin family protein → MDTLGIPGLIVVAVIILYLLNSIKILREYERGVIFRLGRVLPEPKGPGIILVFRPFDSMVRISLRQEVLEVPPQDVITRDNVTIKVNAVITLRVLNPSRAVIEVSNYVYQTSQFAQTTLRSVLGEVELDELLSHRDSLNMRIQTIIDQRTEPWGVKVVSVEVKQVDLPESMLRAMAKQAEAEREKRAKVIHAEGEYSAAQRLVDAAALLATQPVTLQLRYLQTLTEIGVEKNTTIVFPLPIEIMSLLNRFAGSTHSPDHPEKQG, encoded by the coding sequence ATGGATACTCTAGGAATACCCGGCCTGATCGTTGTCGCTGTCATCATCCTCTATCTCCTCAACTCCATCAAAATCCTCAGGGAATATGAGAGAGGCGTGATCTTTCGGCTGGGCAGAGTATTGCCCGAACCCAAAGGCCCCGGCATCATCCTTGTCTTCCGCCCCTTCGACTCGATGGTCCGCATCTCGCTCCGGCAGGAAGTGCTCGAAGTGCCGCCCCAGGACGTGATCACCCGCGACAATGTAACCATCAAGGTGAATGCGGTCATCACGTTACGCGTGCTCAACCCCTCGCGGGCCGTTATCGAAGTCAGTAACTACGTCTACCAGACCTCCCAGTTTGCCCAGACAACCTTGCGGTCCGTGCTGGGTGAAGTGGAGCTCGACGAGCTTCTCTCGCATCGCGACAGCCTCAACATGCGCATTCAGACGATCATCGACCAGCGCACCGAGCCCTGGGGCGTCAAGGTTGTCAGTGTCGAAGTAAAACAAGTTGACCTGCCGGAATCCATGCTGCGCGCCATGGCCAAGCAAGCCGAGGCAGAGCGCGAAAAGCGCGCCAAGGTGATCCATGCCGAGGGTGAGTACTCCGCCGCGCAGCGGCTGGTGGACGCCGCCGCACTGCTGGCCACGCAGCCCGTCACCCTGCAACTTCGTTATCTGCAAACGCTGACTGAGATCGGAGTCGAGAAGAATACGACCATCGTCTTCCCGCTTCCCATCGAGATTATGTCTCTACTCAACAGGTTTGCCGGCAGCACGCACAGTCCGGATCACCCGGAGAAACAAGGATGA
- a CDS encoding nodulation protein NfeD yields the protein MRHGSRIVLFRLLMTALFLTFCFPAVLRAASPADSGRHIVLLRIHDTVQPMSDEYLQRGLKSAADTRAEAVVVELDTPGGLLDSTRDMVRGILDSPVPVLVFVGPSGSRAASAGFFLLEAADIAAMAPGTNTGAAHPVVEIGKVDPIMKQKVENDVTAFLRSYVGQRKRNAEAANAAVMESKSYTAEEARQLNLIDVVAPTTEELLRAVDGRTITRFNGQTVTLHTHGASILPIEPTLRENILDRLMDPNLALLILVVGALLIYLEFNTPGTIVPGAIGTLLVLLALFALNLLPVRYMAVLLIVAAFTLMLLEVKFASHGVLAGVAILCLIFGALTLVAGPIPELRVHPATAIAAGFAFGLITVFLVRLAIRARRSKSRTGVDALLGEVGVAMQPLEPSGQVLVHGELWQSESPDPIQKGEQVRVRGVRDLTLLVERVPSSQSAVVSSHHG from the coding sequence ATGAGACATGGAAGCAGAATTGTCCTGTTCCGGCTGCTAATGACGGCGCTGTTCCTGACATTCTGTTTTCCTGCCGTTCTCCGTGCCGCGTCCCCCGCCGATTCCGGTCGGCACATCGTCCTGCTGCGAATTCACGATACCGTCCAGCCGATGAGCGATGAATACCTTCAGCGAGGCCTGAAGAGCGCCGCTGACACCCGCGCCGAGGCCGTTGTGGTGGAGCTCGATACGCCAGGCGGCCTGCTGGATTCCACCCGCGATATGGTTCGAGGGATTCTCGACTCGCCGGTGCCGGTCCTCGTCTTTGTTGGGCCATCCGGCAGCCGCGCGGCATCAGCCGGTTTCTTCCTGCTGGAGGCGGCAGACATTGCTGCCATGGCTCCCGGCACCAATACCGGGGCCGCGCACCCCGTTGTAGAGATCGGGAAGGTCGACCCCATCATGAAGCAGAAGGTTGAGAACGACGTTACCGCCTTTCTTCGCTCCTATGTGGGCCAGCGCAAGCGCAATGCCGAGGCGGCCAACGCGGCGGTAATGGAGTCCAAATCCTATACTGCGGAAGAGGCGCGCCAGCTCAACCTTATCGACGTCGTCGCACCCACCACCGAGGAACTGCTGCGAGCCGTGGATGGCCGCACCATTACCCGCTTCAACGGGCAGACGGTTACCCTCCATACCCACGGAGCATCGATTCTCCCGATCGAGCCTACACTGCGGGAGAATATTCTCGATCGCCTCATGGACCCGAACCTCGCGCTGCTCATCCTGGTGGTCGGGGCGCTGCTCATTTATCTGGAATTCAATACCCCGGGGACGATCGTTCCCGGAGCAATCGGCACCTTGCTGGTGCTGCTGGCGCTCTTCGCGCTCAATCTGCTGCCGGTTCGCTATATGGCGGTGCTCCTCATTGTCGCGGCCTTCACCCTCATGCTGCTGGAGGTCAAGTTCGCCAGCCACGGAGTGCTTGCGGGCGTGGCCATCCTGTGCCTGATCTTCGGTGCCCTCACGCTGGTAGCCGGTCCGATCCCCGAATTGCGCGTCCATCCAGCGACAGCCATCGCCGCCGGATTCGCCTTCGGACTGATAACCGTCTTCCTCGTCCGGCTGGCAATCCGCGCACGAAGGTCCAAGTCACGTACCGGAGTCGACGCCCTGCTTGGCGAGGTTGGAGTGGCGATGCAGCCGCTCGAGCCCAGCGGGCAAGTCCTTGTCCATGGCGAGTTATGGCAGTCCGAGAGTCCCGACCCCATCCAGAAGGGCGAGCAGGTCCGCGTCCGAGGGGTACGTGACCTTACGTTATTAGTGGAGCGGGTTCCCTCCAGCCAATCCGCGGTCGTTTCCTCCCATCACGGCTGA
- the mtnP gene encoding S-methyl-5'-thioadenosine phosphorylase: MLQQAEIGIIGGSGLYSMPGLTAIHEERIRTPFGDPSDAFVLGELEGRKVAFLARHGRGHRLLPSELNFRANIHAMKQLGVERILSVSAVGSLREEHKPTDFVMPDQFIDRTFLRNATFFGDGIVGHVAFGDPVCATVSGVFVDACRSVGVVGKPGGTYVCMEGPQFSTRAESNLYRSWGADVVGMTNLQEAKLAREAEICYATMAMVTDYDCWHESHDAVTVEQIVAVLNQNATNAAKVVRAAVAAMPRERTCACATALQYAILTHADAVPQATREKLELIIGKYLPVHQ; the protein is encoded by the coding sequence ATGTTGCAACAGGCGGAGATTGGGATTATCGGCGGCAGCGGTCTGTACTCGATGCCGGGACTGACGGCGATCCATGAAGAGCGGATCCGTACTCCTTTTGGCGATCCATCGGATGCATTTGTGCTGGGCGAGCTGGAAGGACGCAAGGTTGCGTTTCTGGCCAGGCATGGCCGCGGACATCGCCTGCTGCCATCAGAATTGAACTTCCGCGCGAATATCCACGCGATGAAGCAGCTCGGAGTCGAGCGTATTCTCTCAGTCTCGGCAGTAGGCTCGCTCAGGGAAGAGCATAAGCCCACCGATTTTGTCATGCCCGATCAGTTCATCGATCGCACGTTTCTCCGCAATGCGACGTTCTTTGGAGACGGGATCGTGGGCCACGTTGCATTTGGCGACCCGGTATGCGCCACCGTCTCCGGGGTATTTGTCGATGCCTGCAGGAGTGTGGGAGTTGTGGGCAAACCCGGCGGCACGTATGTCTGCATGGAGGGGCCGCAATTCTCTACCCGCGCGGAATCCAACCTGTACCGAAGCTGGGGTGCAGATGTGGTAGGCATGACGAATCTGCAGGAGGCGAAGCTGGCGCGTGAGGCGGAGATCTGCTACGCGACGATGGCAATGGTGACCGACTACGACTGCTGGCATGAATCGCACGATGCCGTGACGGTGGAGCAGATTGTAGCCGTGTTGAACCAGAACGCGACGAATGCAGCTAAGGTGGTGCGCGCTGCGGTGGCGGCGATGCCTCGGGAGCGTACCTGTGCCTGCGCCACGGCACTGCAGTACGCCATCCTGACTCATGCGGATGCAGTACCCCAGGCCACGCGGGAAAAGTTGGAATTGATCATCGGGAAGTATCTTCCCGTGCACCAGTAA
- a CDS encoding PfkB family carbohydrate kinase, which translates to MAILVVGSVAFDSIETPHGRVENCLGGAATYFSLAASYFAPVRVIAVVGEDFSKENEAVLTNRGVDTSGLERANGRSFHWTGSYMQNLNEAQTLKTELNVFERFSPKIPAAYEDSEFLFLANIDPVLQENVRSQMSGVRMVGGDTMNYWITGHQDKLARVLKGLDALLINDTEARMLAKNDNLVGAARQILEMGPKTLIVKHGEYGATAFFSDRSFPEGTEVVTLPFRAPALPLSKVMDPTGAGDSFAGGFFGYLASQPRLTPLVFKTAMFYGGVMGSFAVERFGTERLQSLDRAEIDQRFGLFRGLSHLE; encoded by the coding sequence ATGGCGATTCTTGTAGTCGGAAGTGTTGCGTTTGACAGTATTGAGACTCCGCACGGCCGTGTGGAGAACTGCCTGGGAGGCGCGGCTACCTATTTCTCTCTGGCGGCCAGTTACTTTGCGCCGGTTCGCGTCATCGCCGTGGTGGGCGAAGACTTTTCCAAAGAGAACGAAGCCGTACTGACCAATCGTGGCGTCGATACGTCGGGGTTGGAGCGGGCCAATGGGCGGAGCTTCCACTGGACCGGCTCCTACATGCAGAACCTGAATGAGGCGCAGACGCTCAAGACGGAACTCAATGTCTTCGAGAGATTCTCGCCGAAGATTCCGGCGGCATACGAGGACAGCGAATTTCTGTTTCTCGCAAACATCGATCCTGTGCTGCAGGAAAACGTGCGCAGCCAGATGTCGGGCGTGCGCATGGTGGGCGGCGACACCATGAACTACTGGATCACCGGACATCAAGACAAGCTGGCCCGCGTACTCAAGGGCCTGGATGCCCTGTTGATCAACGACACGGAAGCCAGGATGCTGGCGAAGAATGACAATCTTGTGGGCGCTGCCCGCCAGATTCTCGAGATGGGCCCGAAGACGCTGATTGTGAAACATGGCGAATACGGAGCCACGGCCTTCTTCAGCGATCGCTCGTTTCCCGAGGGGACCGAGGTTGTGACGCTGCCATTTCGTGCGCCGGCATTGCCGCTGTCCAAGGTTATGGATCCGACCGGAGCAGGCGATTCCTTTGCGGGCGGTTTCTTCGGCTATCTGGCTTCGCAGCCCAGGCTGACCCCTCTCGTCTTTAAGACGGCGATGTTTTATGGCGGAGTGATGGGATCGTTTGCGGTCGAGCGCTTCGGAACGGAGCGGCTGCAGTCGCTGGACCGTGCCGAGATCGATCAGCGGTTCGGGCTTTTCCGCGGACTCAGTCACCTTGAGTAG
- a CDS encoding lysophospholipid acyltransferase family protein, with protein sequence MIRAIILLLWYSILAVPVAAIGIPWRLLSGDIMPLYRMSLWLVRTGLHLVGIETDVQGCEHVPANQACIFMSNHISNMDPPVLVGAIPGRTSIFLKRSLMKIPLLGLGMKLADFIPVDRAGRLDSARESVHTAARLLGEGIHITTFVEGTRSRDGRLMSFKKGPFYLAMDSGAPVIPVSIWGTEKLMPVGSKSVIPGTAHVRFHEPLWPKDFASREALMSATRDAVASSLPEWMREPSASPRMETT encoded by the coding sequence ATGATTCGTGCAATTATCCTGCTTCTTTGGTATTCCATTCTTGCTGTTCCAGTTGCGGCCATTGGCATCCCCTGGCGACTGCTGAGCGGGGACATCATGCCCCTTTATCGCATGTCTCTGTGGTTGGTGCGCACGGGGTTGCATCTGGTAGGGATCGAGACCGATGTGCAAGGCTGCGAGCATGTGCCGGCAAATCAAGCCTGCATCTTCATGTCGAATCACATATCAAACATGGATCCGCCAGTGCTGGTGGGGGCGATTCCGGGCAGGACCTCGATTTTTCTGAAGCGATCCCTGATGAAGATTCCGCTGCTGGGCCTGGGAATGAAGCTTGCTGACTTTATCCCGGTTGACCGCGCGGGACGGCTGGACAGTGCACGGGAGAGCGTGCACACTGCTGCCCGACTGCTGGGGGAGGGCATTCACATCACCACATTTGTGGAGGGCACGCGTTCGCGGGATGGGCGGCTGATGTCCTTCAAAAAAGGGCCATTCTACCTGGCAATGGACAGTGGCGCTCCGGTTATTCCGGTCTCAATATGGGGAACGGAGAAGCTGATGCCCGTCGGGAGCAAGAGCGTTATTCCGGGCACGGCACACGTTCGCTTTCATGAGCCATTGTGGCCAAAGGACTTTGCGAGCCGCGAGGCTTTAATGAGCGCAACGCGAGATGCGGTTGCCTCATCTCTGCCGGAGTGGATGCGGGAGCCGAGCGCGAGCCCCCGCATGGAGACTACTTGA
- a CDS encoding SPOR domain-containing protein yields the protein MNTIFETEEREDRQDSEFTLSTGTILGIFFGLVVVCGVFFGFGYSMGRRAAEAKAAAAQTAATTETAATTVTRPKPSALEVLPPQTQAATTPPDETAAPTPAAPAEDANSASVEPAAAPKPRPAPRLIAAAAPVTPPASRPASTAVQSPRAIARPVAQTQGQTQSMVQIAAVSHAEDADALVAALRKHGYVVSVRSEPQDKLMHVQIGPFGSHADAVAMRQKLLSDGYNAIIK from the coding sequence ATGAACACCATTTTCGAAACAGAAGAACGCGAAGACCGCCAGGATTCCGAGTTCACACTCAGCACCGGAACCATACTGGGCATCTTCTTTGGACTAGTTGTCGTTTGCGGAGTGTTTTTCGGCTTCGGATACTCCATGGGCAGGCGCGCAGCGGAAGCGAAGGCAGCAGCAGCCCAGACCGCCGCGACCACGGAGACTGCCGCAACCACCGTTACCCGGCCCAAGCCCTCCGCGCTCGAGGTGCTCCCACCGCAGACCCAGGCGGCCACCACACCTCCCGATGAAACCGCAGCCCCAACCCCGGCCGCACCAGCCGAGGATGCCAACTCCGCCAGTGTCGAACCGGCTGCCGCGCCGAAACCACGGCCAGCACCGCGCTTGATCGCCGCTGCCGCACCTGTGACGCCACCAGCATCGCGGCCAGCGTCCACGGCGGTACAGTCCCCCAGAGCTATTGCCAGGCCAGTCGCACAAACCCAGGGCCAAACCCAGAGCATGGTACAGATTGCCGCTGTATCCCACGCGGAAGATGCCGACGCGCTCGTAGCAGCGCTCAGAAAACATGGATATGTTGTCTCTGTTCGCAGTGAACCGCAGGACAAGTTGATGCACGTGCAGATTGGCCCCTTCGGCAGCCATGCGGACGCTGTGGCCATGCGCCAGAAGCTTCTCTCCGACGGCTACAACGCCATCATCAAGTAG
- a CDS encoding MgtC/SapB family protein, which translates to MLIALVQLGHGFRFDQLQQVVLAGGAMSRLLVASLLGAAIGFDREFRHKPSGLRTNLLICFGCALFTFLSVVLAGESNPDKGRVASNIVQGIGFLGAGLILHNRNRISGMTSAATVFVVASIGMACGAGLYLPAILATAVVLIALESVGLLEGRFNLKVYPLIYEARGKDNTRMMGEILEAMDSENRRLFDVQQDNFDQVHRISFPVVATSKQHLGLQQSLRAKKSIDEVLTFRDPEEE; encoded by the coding sequence ATGCTCATAGCGTTGGTTCAACTCGGCCATGGTTTCCGCTTCGATCAACTGCAGCAGGTGGTGCTTGCCGGCGGAGCGATGAGCAGGCTTCTGGTGGCCTCGCTGCTGGGCGCGGCTATCGGATTTGATCGCGAGTTCCGCCACAAGCCGTCGGGTCTGCGGACGAATCTGCTGATCTGCTTTGGCTGTGCGCTCTTCACGTTTCTCTCCGTCGTGCTGGCGGGGGAATCCAATCCCGATAAGGGGCGCGTGGCGTCGAATATCGTGCAGGGCATAGGTTTTCTTGGCGCGGGTCTGATCCTGCACAATCGTAATCGCATCAGCGGGATGACGAGCGCAGCGACAGTCTTCGTGGTTGCTTCCATCGGAATGGCGTGTGGCGCTGGCCTTTATCTTCCCGCGATATTGGCGACTGCCGTGGTGTTGATTGCGCTGGAGTCGGTGGGATTGCTGGAGGGGCGCTTCAATCTCAAGGTGTATCCGCTGATTTATGAGGCTCGCGGGAAGGACAATACCCGCATGATGGGAGAGATCCTGGAAGCGATGGATTCCGAGAATCGGAGACTGTTCGACGTGCAGCAGGATAACTTCGACCAGGTGCATCGCATCTCCTTTCCCGTCGTAGCAACCAGTAAACAGCACCTGGGACTGCAACAGTCCTTGCGCGCAAAGAAGTCGATCGACGAGGTGTTGACATTTCGCGATCCGGAGGAAGAGTGA
- the dapF gene encoding diaminopimelate epimerase has product MIPFTKAHACGNDFLIVESRDVESVAQREVAQRLCSRNTGIGADGVEYFEWTGERSGRITLYNADGSIAEISGNGTRCVAAWMAHSKGAHAGESLRIETEAGLRECFLIAAKTPHFQIASRMGVPTVEARAVELATGERIEGAVVSTGNPHFVIFVENLEFTVQGKPWQRIGEEICHHADFPRQTNVEFVRIVSPDEIEIRIFERGVGPTTSSGTGTCATSAASMVLRNVHRKLSVHAPGGTQQVEWPERDAEIVLTGPAELIARGESW; this is encoded by the coding sequence GTGATTCCATTTACCAAAGCACATGCATGCGGCAACGATTTTTTGATTGTCGAAAGCCGCGATGTGGAATCAGTTGCACAACGCGAAGTGGCACAACGGCTCTGCTCGCGGAACACGGGCATCGGAGCCGACGGCGTCGAATATTTCGAGTGGACGGGCGAGCGCTCCGGCAGGATCACGCTCTACAACGCCGATGGCTCGATAGCGGAGATTTCCGGCAACGGTACGCGATGCGTGGCGGCGTGGATGGCCCACAGCAAAGGAGCCCACGCGGGAGAATCGCTCAGGATTGAAACGGAAGCGGGGCTGCGGGAGTGTTTCCTGATTGCAGCGAAGACTCCTCATTTCCAGATTGCCTCGCGCATGGGGGTGCCAACGGTTGAGGCTCGTGCGGTAGAGCTTGCAACCGGCGAGCGAATTGAGGGCGCTGTGGTTTCCACGGGCAATCCTCACTTTGTGATCTTCGTAGAGAATTTGGAATTCACGGTGCAGGGAAAGCCCTGGCAGCGCATCGGCGAGGAGATCTGCCATCACGCGGATTTTCCCCGGCAGACCAATGTGGAGTTTGTTCGCATCGTGAGTCCAGATGAGATTGAGATTCGCATCTTTGAACGCGGAGTCGGACCGACGACTTCCTCGGGAACCGGAACCTGTGCCACCTCCGCGGCTAGCATGGTTTTGCGAAACGTCCACCGCAAGTTGAGCGTGCACGCTCCGGGGGGTACGCAGCAGGTGGAGTGGCCGGAGCGCGACGCGGAGATCGTGTTGACCGGACCAGCGGAGCTTATTGCCAGGGGAGAATCCTGGTAG